The genomic window GGTCGATGACCGCGTCGATGGCCTCCTTCGCGAGGATCTCGGCCGCGTCCTGGTCGACGAGGTAGTCGCCGCCCTTGACGGTGTCGAAGGTGTGCCACTCCCAGCTGTCCTCCTCGACGTTCGCGAGGGCCGCGGCCATGCCGCCCTGCGCGGCGCCCGTGTGCGAGCGCGTCGGGTAGAGCTTGGAGATCACGGCGGTCTTCGCGCCGGGGCCGGCCTCGATCGCGGCGCGCATGCCCGCGCCGCCGGCGCCGACGATGACGATGTCGTACTGGTGGTAGTGGACGCCGTCGACGACCTGCGTCTCGACGTGGTTCTCGCTGGTCACTGGTCTCCTAGGCGGTGCAGAACGAGGGCAGCAGGTCGGCCGGCGACCCGGCGGGGCACGGCTCGAAGGTGAAGACGACGAGCGTGCCGAGCACGAGCAGGACAACGACGGCCGCGAGCAGCGCGCCCTTCAGGATCTTCTGCACGGTGCCGGGCGAGGTGTAGTCGTTCACGACGGTGCGCATGCCGTTGGCGCCGTGGATCAGGGCGAGCCACAGCATCAGCACGTCCCACCATTGCCAGAACGGGTCGGCCCACTTGCCGGCCACGAAGCCGAAGTTGATGGCGTTCACGCCCTCGCCCACCATGAGGTTGACGAAGAGGTGGCCGAAGACGAGCACCACGAGCACGACGCCCGAGATGCGCATGTAGATCCAGCCCCACTTCTCGAGGTTCACGCCGCGCTTCGGTGCGGGGCGGACAGGCGAGCGGGGCGCTTCGATGACGGACATGGCGCGCTCCTTAGTGGCCTGCGACGTGGCTGAAGACGTTGGCGAGGTGGCGCGGGGCGAACCCGAGCATGGTGACCACCCACAGGCCGATCACGATCCAGAAGAGGAGCTTCTGGTGGCGCGTCGCCCAGGTCCAGAAGTCGACGAGGATCACGCGGAGGCCGTTGAAGGCGTGGAACACGATCGCGCCGACGAGCGCGACCTCGCCCAGGCCCATGATCGGGGTCTGGTAGGTCGACATGACGGCGTTGTACGCCTCGGGGCTCACCCGGACGAGCGCGGTGTCGAGGATGTGCACCAGGAGGAAGAAGAAGATGGCGACGCCGGTGATCCGGTGGAGCACCCATGACCACATGCCCTCGCGACCGCGATACAGCGTGCCTCCCGGCCGCTGCTTCGCCGGCTTGGGGGTGGTCAGGGTCCCTGCCTGCGTGTCTGGCATGAACAACCCTCCATGGCTGTGATGCGTCCGGTGACGGGATGGACGCGGGGGCGGAAAGGCCCGCCACGAGTGTACTCGGCGCTCCGGCGCGCCGCCGCTGAGGCGAACCTAACTGTCTCGACGTCGAGATACTTGCGAGCATGCGATGCGGTGGTTCGGCGTCGAGGATACGCTGGCCTGATGCACAAAGCACCGCTCGATCGTTTCTACAGTGTCATCCCCGCGGGGGGTGTCGGATCGCGCCTCTGGCCGCTCTCGCGGGCGGACGCTCCGAAGTTCCTGCACGATCTCACGGGTTCCGGCCAGACGCTGCTCAAGGACACGTGGGACCGTCTCGCCCCGCTCTCCGGCGACCAGCGGATCATGGTCGTGACCGGTCGGGCGCACCGGGCGGCGGTCGAGGCGCAGCTGCCCGACCTCGCGGACGCGAACGTGGTGCTCGAGAGCGAACCCCGCGACTCCACGGCCGCCATCGGCCTCGCCGCCGCGATCCTCGAGCGGCGGCAGCCCGGCGTCATCATCGGATCGTTCGCGGCCGACCACGTCATCTCGGGTGACGCGTTCTTCGCACAGGCCGTCGAGGAGGCCATCACCGCTGCAGACGCCGGATACATCGCGACGATCGGCATCACGCCGACCGAGCCAGCCGTCGGATTCGGGTACATCGAGTGCGGTGACGCCCTCGACGTCCCCGGCACCGAGCATCTCGAAACCGTCGCGAGCTTCGTCGAGAAGCCCGACCTCGAGACCGCGAAGTCCTATCTCGCCGGCGGTCGCCACCTCTGGAACGCGGGCATGTTCATCTCCCGCGCCGACGTGCTGCTCGCCGAGATCGCCCGGAACAAGCCCGACCTGCACGCCGGGCTCGTCGAACTCGCCGAGGCGTGGGACGACCCGGCGACCCGCGGCCCCGCGGTCGACCGGATCTGGCCGACGATCGAGAAGATCGCGATCGACTACGCCGTGGCCGAGCCGGCTGCGGCAGCCGGACGCCTCGCCGTGGTGCGCGGGCACTTCCAGTGGGATGACGTGGGCGACTTCGCGTCGCTCGCGAAGCTGAACACGGCAGGCCGGTCAGGCGAGCTCGCCATCCTGGGCGAGAACGCCCGCGTGCTGTCGGATGCCTCCAGCGGCATCGTCGTCAGCCGGGCCAAGCGGGTCATCAGCCTCATCGGGGTGCACGACATCGTCGTCGTCGACACCCCCGACGCGCTGCTCGTGACGACGAGCGAGCATGCGCAGCGCGTCAAGTCCGTCGTCGACGCGCTGCGCCTCGGCGGTTCGAGCGACGTCCTCTGACGCGGCCCGCGGACGACCGCACCGACATCGAAGGAGCATCGGATGCCTCGACGGACTCGGAATCGGAGCAGGTGGGCCGTCGCGGCAGGAGTCGCGGTAGCGGCATCCGTCGCCCTGGTCGGCTGCCAGGCGGCGCCCGACGCGGGCGGCGAGGCATCCGGCGGCGACGTCTGCGCGCGGATGGTGACCAACTCGGGCGGTCTCGAGGACCGCTCCTTCAACCAGTCGAGCTGGGAGGGGCTCCAGCAGGCCGAGGACGAGTTCGGCATCGAGGCCGAGGCGCTCGTCTCCACGGGCGAGACGGATCTCGCCCCGAACGTGCAGCAGGCCGTCGACTCCGGGTGCGGGCTCGTCGTCACGGTGGGATGGGAGCTCGCCGAGGCGACCGCCGACCAGGCGTCGAAGCATCCCGAGATCGCGTTCGCGATCGTCGACGAGACCGTCGAGGCCGACAACGTGAAACCCGTGGTGTTCGACACGGCGCAGGCCGCGTTCCTCGCCGGGTACCTGGCCGCAGGCGTCTCGAAGACCGGTGTCGTGGCGACGTTCGGAGGCGGAAACCAGCCTCCGGTGACGCTGTTCATGGACGGCTTCGTCGACGGCGTGGCCGCCTACAACGAGGCGCACGGCACGCAGGTGCGCGCGCTCGGCTGGGACAAGGCGGCGCAGGACGGCGCGTTCACGGGGGACTTCGAGGACGTCAACAAGGGCAAGGTGCTCGCCGAGGGGTTCATCGACCAGGGCGCCGACGTCATCCTGCCGGTCGCGGGCCAGGTCGGCGAGGGCGCCACGGCGGCGGCCGTCGAGCGCGCAGGCGTCTCGGTGATCTGGGTCGACAGCGACGGCTACGAGACCCTGTCCGCCGAGTACCGTCCCGTGCTGCTGACGAGCGTGCTCAAGAACACGCAGCAGGCGATGGTCGAGATCGTGGGCGACGTCGTCGACGACGCGTTCACGAACGAGCCGTTCATCGGCACGCTCGAGAACGGGGGAGTGGAGATCGCGCCGTACCACGAACTGGCGGGCCTGGTGCCGCCGGAGCTCGACGCCGAGATCGAGGCGCTGCGGCAGCGGATCATCTCCGGCGACCTCGTGGTGGAGTCGCCGAGCGCCCCATCCGGCGGCTCGGCCGCCGTCGGCTGACCCCCGTTCAGGGGTGGACGCCGCTGCTCATATGAGCAGAATGTCGCTACTTCATAACCATTGGATTGCACGGGCCCCCACCCCCTGAGCGGCGCTCGCAACATTCGGTAACGTGAACCGGACCCACCCCGCGACCGTCGGGGTACGTCTTTGGAGGACACTGTGACGTTCACGACGAAGAAGGCCGCGATCAGCGGCCTTGCGATGTTCGGTGCGGCCGCGCTGCTCGCGGGCTGCGCCTCCGCTCCCGAGGAGGGTGGCGACTCGACCGAGGCCGCCAGCGACTTCCTGCCCTGCATGGTCTCGGACGCCGGCGGCTTCGACGACAAGTCCTTCAACCAGCTGGGCCGCGAGGGCATCGAGGCCGCATCCGAGGAGCTCGGCGTCGAGCCGACCCTCGTCGAGTCCGCTGCCGAGACCGACTACGCGGCGAACCTGACCTCGCTCGTCGACCAGGGCTGCAACGCGATCGTCACGGTCGGCTTCCTGCTCGCCCCTGCCGCGCTCGAGTCGGCGACCGCGAACCCCGACATCGAGTACATCTCGATCGACGACACGGTCGACACCGACTTCGACGGCACCACCGACGCCGAGAACATCAAGCCGATCATCTTCGACACCGCCCAGGCCGCGTTCCTCGCGGGCTACCTGTCGGCCGGCGTCTCGAAGACCGGCGTCGTCGGCACCTTCGGCGGCATGAACATCCCGACCGTCTCGATCTTCATGGACGGCTTCGCCCAGGGCGTCGACTACTACAACGAGGAGAACGGCACCGCCGTCAAGGTGGTCGGCTGGGACCGCGCCGCTCAGGACGGCTCGTTCACCGGCGGCTTCGAGGCGAACGACGGCGCCCGCCAGGTCGCCCAGGGCCTCATCGACCAGAACGTCGACGTGCTGCTGCCCGTCGGCGGCCCGATCTACCAGTCGGCGGCGGTCGCGATCCGCGACTCCGGCCGTGAGATCGCCCTCCTCGGCGTCGACGCCGACGTGTTCGAGACCGACCCCGAGGTCGCCGACCTGCTGCTCACCTCGATCCTCAAGGGCATCGACGTCGGCGTGCACGAGGCCATCGTCCAGGCCGGAAACGGCGAGTTCGACGTGACGCCGTTCGTCGGCACGCTCGAGAACGAGGGCGTCGGCCTCGCCGACTACCACGACTGGGCCGAGAAGGTGCCGTCCGAGCTCGACGCCAAGGTGCAGGAGCTGCGCGACATGATCATCGCGGGCGACATCACGGTGGAGTCCTACCTGGCCGAGTAAGGCCCGGGACCTGCGGCGGGGAGGTCGGCTTCGGCCGGTCTCCCCGTCGTCGTCCCACGCGGATGCGCACGGCCCGCAACATCTGAGCACAGGCGCTCGGCGGCCCACGACATCCGCGCAACCACTGCTGCGGCGAACACCCCATCACTAGGATCGGTGACATGAAACTCGAGCTTCGGGGCATCACGAAGACGTTCGGGACACTCGTGGCGAACGACCACATCGACCTCACCGTGGAGGCCGGCGAGATCCACTGCCTGCTCGGCGAGAACGGGGCCGGCAAGTCGACGCTCATGAACGTGCTGTACGGGCTCTACCAGGCCGACGGCGGCGAGATCCTGCTCGACGACCGGGTGCAGCAATTCGCAGGTCCCGGTGACGCGATGCGCGCCGGCATCGGAATGGTCCACCAGCACTTCATGCTCATCCCCGTGTTCACGGTGGCCGAGAACGTGATGCTCGGACACGAGGAGACGCGGTTCGGCGGCCGACTCGACCTCGCCGCCGCGCGAGCCCGTGTGAAGGAGATCTCCGACCGCTTCGGGTTCGACGTCGACCCCGACGCGCTCGTCGACGACCTGCCGGTCGGCGTGCAGCAGCGGGTCGAGATCATCAAGGCCCTCTCGCGCGACGCGCGGGTGCTCGTGTTCGACGAGCCCACCGCGGTGCTCACGCCCCAGGAGACCGACGAGCTCATGGCGATCATGCGCCAGCTGAAGGAGAGCGGCACGTCGATCGTCTTCATCACGCACAAGCTGCGCGAGGTCCGCGAGGTCGCGGACCGCATCACCGTCATCCGGCTCGGCAAGGTCGTCGGCGAAGCGGAGCCGACGGCGACGAACGCCGAGCTCGCGTCGCTCATGGTCGGCCGGGCCGTCGAGCTGACGGTGCAGAAGGAACCACCGACCCTCGGCGACGCCGCGCTCGTGGTCGACGGGCTCACGGTCATCGACCCGATCGGCCAGCTCGTCGTGAACGACGTGTCGTTCGAGGTCCGCCGCGGCGAGATCCTCGCGGTCGCGGGGGTCCAGGGCAACGGGCAGACGGAGCTCACCGAAGCACTGCTGGGCCTGCAGGACCGCGTGCAGGGCTCGATCGTCCTCGACGGCGAAGACCTCGGCGGGGCGAGCCCACGGCGGATCCTCAACGCCGGCGTCGGGTTCGTCCCCGAGGACCGCAAGGAGGACGGCCTCGTCGGCGAGTTCACGATCGCCGAGAACCTCATGCTCGACCGAGCCGACGGCGCGCCGTTCGTGAAGGCCGGCAACCTGCAGCTCTCGAGGCTGTCCGACTTCGCCCGCGAGAAGGTCGCCGAGTTCGACGTGCGCACACCGTCGATCGAGACCAAGGTCGGCCGGCTGTCGGGCGGCAACCAGCAGAAGGTCGTGCTCGCCCGCGAGCTCAGCCGCGACCTGCGGCTGTTCGTCGCGGCCCAGCCCACACGCGGCGTCGACGTCGGCTCGATCGAGTTCATCCACAAGCGCATCGTCGAGACCCGCGACGCCGGCGTCCCGGTCATCGTCGTCTCGACCGAGCTCGACGAGGTCACCGCGCTGGCAGACCGCATCATGGTGATGTATCGCGGCAAGGTCGTCGGCATCGTGCCCGGTGACACCTCACGCGACGTGCTCGGCCTCATGATGGCGGGCGAGACCCCCGAGTCCGAAGGAGCCGCCGCATGAGCGCGCAGACCCCGAACGGTCCGAACGAACCGAGCCCGACCGACGCCGACGTCGCACTCGAGACCGGGGAGCAGGTCGCGCCGGAGGAGCCGAGGCGCGCCGAGCCCGAGCCGGCCGAGGAGCCCTCGCGCTGGCACCGTGCGCTCCGCGAGATCGCCACCGGCAACGCGATCATCTCGGTCCTCGCGGTCCTCCTGGCCCTGCTGGTCGGCGCGATCATGATCGCGTTCACCGACGAGCGCGTGCAG from Agromyces sp. LHK192 includes these protein-coding regions:
- a CDS encoding succinate dehydrogenase hydrophobic membrane anchor subunit codes for the protein MSVIEAPRSPVRPAPKRGVNLEKWGWIYMRISGVVLVVLVFGHLFVNLMVGEGVNAINFGFVAGKWADPFWQWWDVLMLWLALIHGANGMRTVVNDYTSPGTVQKILKGALLAAVVVLLVLGTLVVFTFEPCPAGSPADLLPSFCTA
- a CDS encoding mannose-1-phosphate guanylyltransferase, coding for MHKAPLDRFYSVIPAGGVGSRLWPLSRADAPKFLHDLTGSGQTLLKDTWDRLAPLSGDQRIMVVTGRAHRAAVEAQLPDLADANVVLESEPRDSTAAIGLAAAILERRQPGVIIGSFAADHVISGDAFFAQAVEEAITAADAGYIATIGITPTEPAVGFGYIECGDALDVPGTEHLETVASFVEKPDLETAKSYLAGGRHLWNAGMFISRADVLLAEIARNKPDLHAGLVELAEAWDDPATRGPAVDRIWPTIEKIAIDYAVAEPAAAAGRLAVVRGHFQWDDVGDFASLAKLNTAGRSGELAILGENARVLSDASSGIVVSRAKRVISLIGVHDIVVVDTPDALLVTTSEHAQRVKSVVDALRLGGSSDVL
- the sdhC gene encoding succinate dehydrogenase, cytochrome b556 subunit, translated to MPDTQAGTLTTPKPAKQRPGGTLYRGREGMWSWVLHRITGVAIFFFLLVHILDTALVRVSPEAYNAVMSTYQTPIMGLGEVALVGAIVFHAFNGLRVILVDFWTWATRHQKLLFWIVIGLWVVTMLGFAPRHLANVFSHVAGH
- a CDS encoding BMP family protein — translated: MPRRTRNRSRWAVAAGVAVAASVALVGCQAAPDAGGEASGGDVCARMVTNSGGLEDRSFNQSSWEGLQQAEDEFGIEAEALVSTGETDLAPNVQQAVDSGCGLVVTVGWELAEATADQASKHPEIAFAIVDETVEADNVKPVVFDTAQAAFLAGYLAAGVSKTGVVATFGGGNQPPVTLFMDGFVDGVAAYNEAHGTQVRALGWDKAAQDGAFTGDFEDVNKGKVLAEGFIDQGADVILPVAGQVGEGATAAAVERAGVSVIWVDSDGYETLSAEYRPVLLTSVLKNTQQAMVEIVGDVVDDAFTNEPFIGTLENGGVEIAPYHELAGLVPPELDAEIEALRQRIISGDLVVESPSAPSGGSAAVG
- a CDS encoding ABC transporter ATP-binding protein is translated as MKLELRGITKTFGTLVANDHIDLTVEAGEIHCLLGENGAGKSTLMNVLYGLYQADGGEILLDDRVQQFAGPGDAMRAGIGMVHQHFMLIPVFTVAENVMLGHEETRFGGRLDLAAARARVKEISDRFGFDVDPDALVDDLPVGVQQRVEIIKALSRDARVLVFDEPTAVLTPQETDELMAIMRQLKESGTSIVFITHKLREVREVADRITVIRLGKVVGEAEPTATNAELASLMVGRAVELTVQKEPPTLGDAALVVDGLTVIDPIGQLVVNDVSFEVRRGEILAVAGVQGNGQTELTEALLGLQDRVQGSIVLDGEDLGGASPRRILNAGVGFVPEDRKEDGLVGEFTIAENLMLDRADGAPFVKAGNLQLSRLSDFAREKVAEFDVRTPSIETKVGRLSGGNQQKVVLARELSRDLRLFVAAQPTRGVDVGSIEFIHKRIVETRDAGVPVIVVSTELDEVTALADRIMVMYRGKVVGIVPGDTSRDVLGLMMAGETPESEGAAA
- a CDS encoding BMP family protein, with product MTFTTKKAAISGLAMFGAAALLAGCASAPEEGGDSTEAASDFLPCMVSDAGGFDDKSFNQLGREGIEAASEELGVEPTLVESAAETDYAANLTSLVDQGCNAIVTVGFLLAPAALESATANPDIEYISIDDTVDTDFDGTTDAENIKPIIFDTAQAAFLAGYLSAGVSKTGVVGTFGGMNIPTVSIFMDGFAQGVDYYNEENGTAVKVVGWDRAAQDGSFTGGFEANDGARQVAQGLIDQNVDVLLPVGGPIYQSAAVAIRDSGREIALLGVDADVFETDPEVADLLLTSILKGIDVGVHEAIVQAGNGEFDVTPFVGTLENEGVGLADYHDWAEKVPSELDAKVQELRDMIIAGDITVESYLAE